The DNA sequence TGCTGCGGCTGGCCGGGCAGGTGCTCCCGCAGCTGCGGGACGCGGCCGGCCCGGTGCTGCGCGAGCTGGCCGAGAAGGTCGGGGCGACCGCGCACCTGTCGGTCGCCCAGGGGGCGCAAGCGCTTGCGGTGGCCGTCGTGGAGCCGTCCTGGACGAGTTTCCACGTCGCCTACCGCGTCGGCAGCCGGCACGCCCTGAACTCGGGTGCGGCCGGCAAGGCGATGACCCTGCGCCCCGGCGGCGACGGCTGGGTGACGTCGGCCGGCGAGCTGGAAGCGGGCGCGTCCGGTGTCGCCGCGCCGGTCCGCGGGGTGCCCGGGCTGCGGGCGAGCGTCGGCGTCGTCTCCCTCGAACCTCTCAAGGCCACCGAGGTCGG is a window from the Amycolatopsis sp. NBC_00355 genome containing:
- a CDS encoding IclR family transcriptional regulator: MTGREGSLTLDRGLALLQAVADAGGDAATISELAVAIGASRAAVYRLLVPLSERGLVWRDGTKVRLGVGLLRLAGQVLPQLRDAAGPVLRELAEKVGATAHLSVAQGAQALAVAVVEPSWTSFHVAYRVGSRHALNSGAAGKAMTLRPGGDGWVTSAGELEAGASGVAAPVRGVPGLRASVGVVSLEPLKATEVGPQVVAAAARLTGVLRTDA